The proteins below are encoded in one region of Thermosulfurimonas marina:
- a CDS encoding ATP-grasp domain-containing protein: MRPPWVILSNRALRARFQDLEAGDLLLVPLSLKRGEEGLFLDLAARGVEAFPSLLSQALSRSKCLQAAVLKEFMPPHTLVVYDRHDLLRAVALYERLGIEEVVTKEDRANCGLGIHLWSRVEEVYNHAGGGPLAYPFVLQPRFRKLRDIRVILLGDYEEAYLRENPYGFRNNLYFGAEARPYELSEAERDFCLRALARGRFPYAHLDLIYTETGGPYLSEINLRGGLKGARVDRKTYEKKLSALREAFLKDWLSHHPEAQLIE, translated from the coding sequence ATGCGCCCTCCCTGGGTTATCCTTTCTAACCGGGCCCTGAGGGCCCGCTTTCAGGATCTTGAGGCCGGGGATCTCCTTCTGGTCCCCCTGAGTCTCAAACGGGGAGAAGAAGGGCTCTTCCTGGACCTGGCCGCCCGCGGAGTGGAAGCCTTTCCCTCGCTCCTTTCCCAGGCGCTCTCCCGCTCCAAGTGTCTCCAGGCCGCAGTCCTTAAAGAATTCATGCCTCCGCATACGCTGGTGGTTTACGACCGTCACGATCTCTTGCGGGCCGTGGCCCTTTACGAAAGGCTCGGGATAGAGGAGGTGGTCACCAAGGAGGACCGGGCCAACTGCGGACTGGGAATCCACCTCTGGTCCCGGGTGGAGGAGGTTTACAACCATGCCGGAGGCGGGCCTCTGGCCTATCCCTTCGTGCTGCAGCCCCGTTTCCGAAAGTTGCGGGACATTCGAGTAATCCTTCTGGGAGACTACGAGGAGGCCTACCTTCGGGAAAATCCTTACGGTTTCCGTAATAATCTCTATTTCGGGGCCGAAGCCCGGCCCTACGAACTCTCAGAGGCCGAAAGGGACTTTTGCCTTCGGGCCCTGGCCCGGGGCCGCTTCCCTTACGCTCACCTGGACCTGATCTATACGGAGACCGGGGGTCCCTACCTTTCGGAAATCAATCTGCGCGGAGGCCTCAAAGGGGCCCGGGTGGACCGCAAAACTTACGAGAAAAAACTTTCAGCCCTCAGAGAGGCCTTTTTAAAGGATTGGCTCTCCCATCACCCCGAAGCCCAACTCATCGAGTAA